GGTGCCGGAGTGCAAAAGGAAACCGCATCGGAAACGCGAGACCCGAACCCGGCTCTGTTCAACCCTCAAGTATCGGTTCGGGGGAAGGCGAGGAGTAAGCGGACTCGTGGACCACCATGCAATTGGTCCTCTCGATTGGTTGTCCTCTCTCCGAACACGATGTCTCCGGAGTCTTCTCATTCATACAGCGGTAAGAAGGTCGCCCCGCGGAGGAGGGATGTGAGCGAAGGCAGCAGCGAGGGCAGGAAGTGTCTGCATTGCGCAACAGACAAAACGCCACAGTGGCGGACGGGTCCCATGGGTCCTAAAACACTTTGCAATGCATGCGGCGTGAGGTACAAGTCCGGTAGGCTGGTGCCGGAGTACAGGCCCGCCGCAAGCCCAACCTTCGTGCTGACAAAACACTCGAACTCGCACCGGAAAGTGTTGGAGCTGCGACGGCAGAAGGAAATGGTGAGGGTCCAGCAGCAGCAATTGCTCCATCTGCAACATCAGCAGAACATGATGTTCGATGTTCCATCCAACGGTGAGGATTATTTGATCCATCAGCAATGGGCTCCGACTTCCCACACCTCATCTAATCTCCTGCTAGACTAGTAAAGTTCCGGTGGAGCTTCGGGTATTTTGTAGCTACCTACAGTTCTTTTCCTTAATTTCCTACCTAATTTTTCTAgggatttattttatttctttttctgtaatttgaaatttttcacTTTATGCTATATGTAGACTGCTCTCATGTTTCTTCAAGTCATTTTGACAGACTTGAAAACTCCGAAAACTAAAAATTTTCCCAATTCACTTCtttatatctttaaattatGATATAGATGGGtagtatataaaaagaaataatattgaACTATAACTTAATACTTTTATGTTTGAGCACAGTTTGTACTATGTTTGTAAATAAGAGtagtatttaaagaaaaattaattgaagtGTTTAATAGTAGTAGTGGGTAATAACAGTTGCTTTTGTATGGACCACTTTAACAAAGTCTAACTCAATTTTCCGGCACACTGTTAACTATGTCCAAACAATTAAAGACTTGAGCTACCACTGTACGGTACGAAACCTCCTAAATTTCTAATGTAGTAGTAAAacaccaaaaataataattaatatattgtttcTTTGTTCTATATTTCATGTGATAAAAGGAGGATAAGCATTAGAATGGCATAAAAGTTGCAAAtaaaaaagcaaagaaaaagaatatgtGACGGCATTTTAGTAAAAATCGCATGCAAATACATCGATCTCGCATCCATTCATGTCAGGGTATTATTGGTGGCAAATCTAGGCACCAGTCATGTTTCTGAGTCGTCAGCATAaaattttcagtttttggtaAATGTTCCTTTCtcctattttcttattttgtttctttcagtTAAATCTTTCagtaaaattgttatttattgctgacagttatttttatatacatatcaTCCAACCATACACATTGctgttaaaattataattcatgtatattttattttatatatttagtttctCTTTGTCTTCTTTTAAATCATccagttttttaattttaaaaactatacaTAAGATTTGTCTTATGAGAATGATGATTAAATGTTTTTTCCAATAGTTAGAGTACGtaccaaataaattataatcttaAATAGTCCTTGTTAGAGTAAAACTATAATTCCAAAGGTCAAAACTTCATCAAAATGATGCTCCACACCGAACTAAGAACCTCGAGTTACACTATAAGGTTTgagaatatatatttaacaattagtCCATTTTCTATTCTAATTTTTCTATGACTAATTCTTATATACAGTTGTGATTCACTCGCATTCATTAATGTGTTATATAAACAAAGTATtcctaatataaaatattaggtagactttttttttctattgcaAATAAGGTCACTTTATTGATATCTTATATACATGAGTGTTGTTTTTATAAGTAATTACAATTCTTAGTTcgtgaaatatatattttaaacgtaaaactaaatattaataaatgatttaataaaaataaaacaaaatctttttaaaataaattttaatttattattttgatagcatataaactttaaatttaactgaACTTAAATTTGATACAATTAACTTTGAgattaaaaaatcttaatttttttttagaatagcaataataaatttaatcaaaatgtGAAAACACTTAGCTACCTATATATCTAAAATTCTATTTCTAGACTGATTTTACTGAATTGATTGACCACATCAGTTCAGTGTTTGTTACATCAACAGTTCTTTAAAGTTATAATTGATAAGAAAGGTACAtgcatattatattaaatataaatttaaaagaaattccatacattttaaaaatattaattattcgAAAAAGTATTGCACTCATTAATTATTATGTAAGATAAAACATGTTAGAAGAGAAGTAGTGgataaaataagaagaaaatgattataagattgataaaaaacaattacaGAGAATTAACATGGGAAGAAGTGAAAAAGGTTCCCTCTGTGAAACACTAAATAGACATGAGATATCTGAATGAATCATCAAACAGCTTGATTTTCACAGTGAGAAAATGAATATAGTAAATAAACGTAAGAGTAAAAGTTGGTTTGTTCTTAAAAGTTTGAGTGCTCGAAGTATAATAGGTTGAATTTTCATGCACGTGAAAGAATTTGTTCTTGCTTGGTCTGAGCCCAGTTCACAGTGCATGTGACAGAAGATGGAAAAAGGAAACTTCACAGCCAtttctccatctccatcactcCCATGTGATTCATCTATTTTCAACTAATTAGCTGATTGGCTAAGTAATGAAATCGAGAAAAAGAATTTTCACAAATGCATTTTATATACTTGTGGGAGTGTATGTACGACCTCAGACAACACAAATCCAGAGGACTATATTATAtcttatactatattatataatattaatataacgtTACTTTATCAAGATAACGTCTTCCCATCAGTGTTAATTCTATTGTATACAGTGTTATTAAATTACTCATTTGAATAGCTAAATATGAATCTTCTCCtcttctttttatttcctttttcttttgcttgaaATTGTAGGTTGCGTGTTTTGTTCAgtcaatatattataaaaagtctCAAAAGAATATGCAGAGAATAAagcaaaaaagaaaagggaagaagagGGTTATTTAATTTACCCCAatcttatttataaacaaaagctcgagtatattaaattaataagcagTGCATTATTAGACTGAGAGGAAGCTAAGATTGCGGTGGTCACATGACACTCTTCCACTGAGCGTGAACGAGATCACTATACCAATGAGTGATGTATGCATACACACTAATATACGTATACTTGTATGGCAAATGGCAAATACGTAGTCACAAGACtcaaccctaaaataaaaaagtctCACAAGTCATTCTCTATACTCACACTACCTTCATGCATTTATTTAAGGCCACCACGTATGTTGTTTTCCGTTGTCCCTTTCCTCAGATTGAATttggaatatttttttcttcctcatGCATTCTGGACATGATTTCTcatgaaacattttaaaattcagGAAAGGAGAAACTGCAACAACTGAGTGAGAATAATTTTGTGAATTAGATAACCTTATGTGATTAATTTATTGTGCAATTAAAGTAATAGCACCTCAGATAAAGATTCTTTCACAAGCCATTTTCATGAAAAACTAACTCAGTTCTTAATCGgagaaatcaataaaaaaaagaacaataatATCATGACATACTTCTACATTCATTGACATACACAgtacaagaataaaataatcataaaaatgtaaattattataatttttcaagaaaaaaagtaaaaaataagaaagaataatatcaaatgaatgtaaaaaatttatgtctcaatgaatatttaaaaaaaaataaatttaacccTATTACATTTGACACAAAGTATGAGGGTAAAATTGGTCATAAAAgtgtaattttttgtatttttttaagaaagaagaaaataaaaagtaagtaaagatagtatcaaataaatgtaaaagtttGATGTGTGTCaaataatcattattatattaagatTTGTGTGTATGTTTGTGTTGAGGTATCTTTTTTAATCCTAacgggtcaatgtgcctggacCTCACCTCCCACACAATAAGCCCAAACTAATGAAACTAGGGTTTATCTTCCTGCTCTTTATAACTTCTCTCACATTCATAATGTAAAAAATACCAACATGCTTCACTTATAACACATCATATATCATTTTCTCAAATTAtggaaatagaaaaaattagagaaaaaaaaaatagagactTGATTATACAtaattcaaaagt
This Vigna angularis cultivar LongXiaoDou No.4 chromosome 4, ASM1680809v1, whole genome shotgun sequence DNA region includes the following protein-coding sequences:
- the LOC108321821 gene encoding LOW QUALITY PROTEIN: GATA transcription factor 12 (The sequence of the model RefSeq protein was modified relative to this genomic sequence to represent the inferred CDS: inserted 1 base in 1 codon) — encoded protein: MEAQELFQNTFYPQFSSDNVTSSNTNASTTDHFIVEDFFDFSNSDEAPLIDATFDSLPTDHSSTVTNLDTTTNNSNFSATDAHFSGDLSLPYDDLAELEWLSKFAEESFSSEDLQKLQLISGAGVQKETASETRDPNPALFNPQVSVRGKARSKRTRGPPCNWSSRLVVLSPNTMSPESSHSYSGKKVAPRRRDVSEGSSEGRKCLHCATDKTPQWRTGPMGPKTLCNACGVRYKSGRLVPEYRPAASPTFVLTKHSNSHRKVLELRRQKEMVRVQQQQLLHLQHQQNMMFDVPSNGEDYLIHQXMGSDFPHLI